From a single Alloactinosynnema sp. L-07 genomic region:
- the ahcY gene encoding adenosylhomocysteinase has translation MTAEDTRTTTGASYAQTRNGIDFAVADLSLAEFGRKEIRLAEHEMPGLMALRREYAEVYPLKGARISGSLHMTVQTAVLIETLVDLGAEVRWCSCNIFSTQDHAAAATVVGPHGTEEEPKGVPVYAWKGETLPEYWWATEKMMTWPDGGGPNMILDDGGDATLLVHKGVQYEKAGVVPDATEEDSEEWALILETLRNSLAADSGKWTKIAEGIKGVTEETTTGVLRLTQMAAAGDLLFPAINVNDSVTKSKFDNRYGIRHSLVDGINRGTDVLIGGKVAVVAGYGDVGKGSAESLRAQGARVIVTEIDPICALQAAMDGYEVRTLDEVIDKADIVITTTGNKDVVLAGDMARMKHQAILGNVGHFDNELDMAGLARYPGVRRINIKPQVDEWVFPTGRSIIVLSEGRLMNLGNATGHPSFVMSNSFSNQVIAQVELFLKHKEYDNEVYRLPKKLDEKVARIHLEALGGSLTKLTKEQAEYIDVDVEGPFKSEHYRY, from the coding sequence ATGACCGCAGAAGACACGCGGACCACGACCGGGGCGAGCTACGCGCAGACCCGCAACGGCATTGATTTCGCCGTCGCCGATCTCTCCCTCGCCGAGTTCGGCCGCAAGGAGATCCGCCTCGCCGAGCACGAGATGCCCGGCCTGATGGCGCTGCGCCGTGAATACGCCGAGGTCTACCCGCTCAAGGGCGCGCGGATCTCGGGTTCGCTGCACATGACCGTGCAGACCGCGGTGCTGATCGAGACGCTCGTCGACCTCGGTGCCGAGGTGCGCTGGTGCTCGTGCAACATCTTCTCCACCCAGGACCACGCGGCGGCCGCGACCGTCGTCGGTCCGCACGGGACCGAGGAGGAGCCCAAGGGCGTGCCGGTTTACGCCTGGAAGGGCGAGACCCTGCCCGAGTACTGGTGGGCGACCGAGAAGATGATGACGTGGCCCGACGGCGGCGGCCCGAACATGATCCTCGACGACGGCGGCGACGCCACGCTGCTCGTGCACAAGGGCGTCCAGTACGAGAAGGCGGGCGTCGTTCCCGACGCCACCGAGGAAGACTCGGAGGAGTGGGCGCTCATCCTCGAGACGCTGCGCAACTCGCTGGCCGCCGACTCCGGCAAGTGGACCAAGATCGCCGAAGGCATCAAGGGCGTCACCGAGGAGACCACCACCGGTGTCCTCCGGCTGACCCAGATGGCCGCGGCCGGGGACCTGCTGTTCCCCGCCATCAACGTCAACGACTCGGTCACCAAGTCGAAGTTCGACAACCGCTACGGCATCCGCCACTCGCTCGTCGACGGCATCAACCGCGGCACCGACGTGCTGATCGGCGGCAAGGTCGCGGTCGTCGCGGGCTACGGCGACGTCGGCAAGGGCTCCGCGGAGTCCCTGCGCGCCCAGGGCGCCCGCGTCATCGTCACCGAGATCGACCCGATCTGCGCGCTGCAGGCGGCGATGGACGGCTACGAGGTGCGCACGCTCGACGAGGTCATCGACAAGGCCGACATCGTCATCACCACGACCGGCAACAAGGACGTCGTGCTCGCGGGCGACATGGCCCGCATGAAGCACCAGGCCATCCTCGGCAACGTCGGCCACTTCGACAACGAGCTGGACATGGCGGGCCTGGCCCGCTACCCCGGGGTCCGGCGGATCAACATCAAGCCCCAGGTCGACGAGTGGGTGTTCCCGACCGGCCGCTCGATCATCGTGCTGTCCGAGGGCCGCCTGATGAACCTCGGCAACGCCACCGGCCACCCGTCCTTCGTGATGTCGAACAGCTTCTCCAACCAGGTCATCGCCCAGGTTGAGCTGTTCCTCAAGCACAAGGAATACGACAACGAGGTCTACCGCCTCCCCAAGAAGCTCGACGAGAAGGTCGCCCGCATCCACCTGGAAGCCCTGGGCGGCTCGCTGACGAAGCTGACCAAGGAGCAGGCGGAGTACATCGACGTCGACGTCGAGGGCCCGTTCAAGTCGGAGCACTACCGCTACTGA
- a CDS encoding winged helix DNA-binding domain-containing protein produces MDWAKVFRRRLARHHLTEPTDSLVTAAADVCGVHAQVMSGAEVALGLRVAGTTRADVRAALADGELVKTYGMRGTVHLFPAAEESLWMAALAHAPIPRPTLPEPARMTDAEVDAVIAAIADALDGQALTIDELNAGVVERAGHWAGELVLPGFDGLWPKWRSVIQLAAYRGALRFGPDRGRKVTYTRPDQGDPLDGGTALAEVACRYLRAYGPVTHQQFARWLGMAPAGAATLFAALGDRVRPVEDAWRLDEPADEVRPCGVRLLPYFDCYTVGSHPRDRVFPGQAYERALSRGQAGTVPVVLIDGVVAGIWHQKRSGKRTAVTVEAFTRLTRKQSAEVESQVARIGEIMEAVPTLTFGEVTAGRHL; encoded by the coding sequence ATGGACTGGGCCAAGGTGTTTCGCCGCAGGCTCGCCCGGCACCACCTGACCGAACCGACCGACAGCCTGGTCACCGCGGCGGCCGACGTGTGCGGCGTCCACGCCCAGGTGATGTCCGGCGCCGAGGTCGCCCTCGGCCTGCGGGTCGCGGGGACGACCAGGGCCGATGTCCGCGCCGCGCTGGCCGACGGCGAGTTGGTCAAGACCTACGGCATGCGCGGCACCGTGCACCTGTTCCCCGCGGCCGAGGAGTCGCTGTGGATGGCGGCCCTCGCGCACGCGCCGATTCCCCGCCCGACCCTGCCCGAACCCGCCAGGATGACCGACGCCGAGGTCGACGCGGTGATCGCCGCGATCGCCGACGCGCTGGACGGTCAGGCGCTCACCATCGATGAGCTGAACGCCGGGGTGGTCGAGCGGGCGGGTCACTGGGCGGGCGAGTTGGTGCTTCCGGGCTTCGACGGCCTGTGGCCGAAGTGGCGCTCGGTGATCCAACTGGCCGCCTACCGCGGCGCACTGCGGTTCGGCCCCGACCGCGGCCGCAAGGTCACCTACACCCGCCCCGACCAGGGCGACCCCCTCGACGGTGGCACGGCGCTCGCCGAGGTGGCCTGCCGCTACCTGCGCGCGTACGGCCCCGTCACCCACCAGCAGTTCGCCCGCTGGCTCGGCATGGCCCCGGCGGGCGCGGCCACGCTGTTCGCCGCGCTCGGCGACCGCGTCCGCCCAGTCGAGGACGCTTGGCGGTTGGACGAACCGGCCGATGAGGTGCGGCCGTGCGGGGTCCGGCTGCTGCCCTATTTCGACTGCTACACCGTCGGCTCCCACCCGCGCGACCGCGTTTTCCCTGGTCAGGCCTATGAGCGGGCGCTGTCTCGGGGCCAAGCGGGCACGGTTCCGGTGGTATTGATCGACGGCGTGGTCGCCGGGATCTGGCACCAGAAGCGGTCCGGCAAGCGCACGGCGGTCACCGTCGAGGCGTTCACCCGGCTCACCAGGAAACAGTCAGCCGAGGTCGAATCCCAGGTCGCGCGGATCGGCGAGATCATGGAAGCCGTGCCGACGCTGACGTTCGGCGAGGTCACCGCGGGCAGGCACCTCTAG
- a CDS encoding glutamate mutase L, whose translation MPLLCLDVGSTWTKGALVAPDGTLLGTAQHATTPPEVLDGVAAVTDALDARAAEVLACSSAGGGLRLAVVGQERLVSAEAGYRVALSAGAKVVHVSSGDLDGAGIRALRADRPDVILLVGGTDGGDQRVLLHNARRLGANRIAVPIVLAGNVEAQSEALESLAGRKVVATANVLPDVGELAPGPARAAIRSVFLSHVIGGKGLSRGPRFRSLVRTVTPDAVLTGVSRLAGVLARDEEEGAVLVVDVGGATTDVYSAVSTVDGERAATVALPADRRTVEGDIGMRWSAPGIVAEALAERLITAPEDLGAAAKHRAADVDFIPTTAEESEVDIRLAALAAILAVRRHLRLVEGNLGPKGAGLLVLSGGVFRHASADALAQVEATLRADPIVRPVLRTARVVVDRSYVLAPAGLLADAGHGDVADRLLEGSI comes from the coding sequence GTGCCGCTGCTGTGCTTGGACGTCGGATCAACCTGGACGAAGGGCGCCCTGGTCGCGCCCGACGGCACTCTCCTGGGCACCGCCCAGCACGCCACGACACCGCCGGAGGTCCTCGACGGCGTCGCCGCTGTCACCGACGCGCTCGACGCTCGCGCCGCCGAGGTCCTCGCCTGCTCGTCGGCCGGTGGCGGTCTGCGGCTGGCGGTGGTCGGTCAGGAGCGGCTGGTCAGCGCCGAGGCCGGGTACCGGGTCGCGCTGTCGGCTGGGGCCAAGGTCGTGCACGTCTCCAGCGGCGACCTCGACGGCGCGGGCATCCGGGCCCTACGCGCGGACCGGCCGGACGTGATCCTGCTGGTCGGCGGCACCGACGGCGGCGACCAGCGGGTCCTGCTGCACAACGCCCGCAGGCTCGGGGCCAACCGGATCGCGGTGCCGATCGTGTTGGCGGGCAATGTCGAGGCCCAGTCCGAGGCGCTGGAGTCGTTGGCGGGCCGCAAGGTCGTCGCCACCGCCAACGTGCTGCCGGACGTCGGGGAGCTGGCGCCCGGCCCGGCTCGCGCGGCGATCCGGTCGGTGTTCCTCAGTCACGTGATCGGCGGCAAGGGCCTGTCGCGCGGCCCCCGCTTCCGCTCGCTCGTGCGGACCGTCACCCCGGACGCGGTGCTGACGGGCGTGTCCAGGCTGGCGGGCGTCTTGGCGCGGGACGAAGAAGAAGGCGCGGTGCTCGTCGTGGACGTCGGCGGCGCCACCACCGACGTCTACTCCGCTGTATCCACTGTGGACGGTGAACGGGCGGCGACGGTCGCGCTGCCCGCCGACCGCCGCACGGTCGAGGGCGACATCGGCATGCGCTGGTCGGCGCCGGGGATCGTGGCGGAAGCCTTGGCGGAACGCCTGATCACCGCGCCGGAGGACCTCGGCGCGGCGGCGAAACACCGCGCGGCGGACGTGGACTTCATCCCGACCACCGCCGAAGAGTCCGAAGTGGACATCAGGTTGGCCGCGCTGGCCGCGATCCTGGCTGTGCGCAGGCACTTGCGCTTGGTCGAGGGCAACCTCGGCCCCAAGGGCGCGGGCCTGCTCGTCCTGTCCGGCGGCGTCTTCCGGCACGCGTCAGCCGACGCGCTGGCGCAGGTCGAGGCGACGCTGCGGGCGGACCCGATCGTGCGTCCGGTGCTGCGTACGGCGCGGGTCGTGGTGGACCGGAGCTACGTTCTCGCGCCCGCCGGCCTGCTGGCGGACGCGGGTCACGGTGACGTGGCCGATCGGCTGCTGGAAGGCTCCATCTAG
- a CDS encoding NADPH-dependent FMN reductase — protein MGILLVCGSLRAGSTNAAVLATAAALAPPSVRLTHYTGLADLPHFNPDDDAEPLHPAVTALRAALGEADGILFCTPEYAGALPGSFKNLLDWSVGGGETYGKPVAWINSAPRGAAKAHESLRTVLGYTGSLIIEDAVVSVHVSHGDVGPDGLVHDPDTRAAITAAVVALDQTTGAR, from the coding sequence ATGGGAATCCTCCTCGTCTGCGGCAGCCTGCGCGCGGGCTCGACGAACGCGGCGGTCCTGGCCACGGCAGCCGCGCTGGCTCCTCCGAGCGTGCGGTTGACGCACTACACCGGCCTCGCCGACCTTCCGCACTTCAACCCCGACGACGACGCCGAGCCGCTGCACCCAGCGGTCACCGCACTGCGCGCGGCGCTGGGCGAGGCCGACGGGATCCTGTTCTGCACGCCCGAATACGCCGGGGCGCTGCCCGGCTCCTTCAAGAACCTGCTCGACTGGAGCGTCGGCGGCGGCGAGACCTATGGCAAGCCCGTCGCGTGGATCAACTCCGCACCCCGCGGCGCGGCGAAGGCCCACGAGTCGCTGCGGACCGTCCTGGGCTACACCGGCTCCCTGATCATCGAGGACGCCGTCGTCTCAGTCCACGTCAGCCACGGCGACGTCGGACCGGACGGACTCGTACACGACCCCGACACCAGAGCCGCCATCACCGCCGCGGTCGTCGCGCTGGATCAGACGACCGGCGCGCGGTAG
- a CDS encoding cation diffusion facilitator family transporter, with product MSAGGSTKAILAALFANAGIAAAKFAGFLVTGSSSMLAESVHSVADTSNQGLLLLGQKTSQRAATKDHPFGYGRDRYFYSFIVALMLFTLGSAFALYEGIHKAMHPEKLTSAIVAVIILVLAIGLETYSFHTAIVESRKVKGDASWWGFIRQSRTPELPVVLLEDAGALFGLVLALMGVGMTVITGDPIWDAIGTISIGVLLGVIAIILIIEMKSLLIGEGATAPELSTIEAELVGGKIDRVIHIRTQYVGPDELLIAAKVGLAPGLPLEEVAQAIDQAESRIRASIPAARLIYLEPDLYRAPVV from the coding sequence GTGTCCGCAGGGGGTAGCACCAAGGCGATCCTGGCCGCGCTGTTCGCCAACGCTGGAATCGCCGCGGCGAAGTTCGCGGGCTTCCTGGTCACCGGGTCGTCATCGATGCTCGCCGAGTCGGTGCACTCGGTGGCCGACACCTCCAACCAGGGCCTGCTGCTGCTCGGGCAGAAGACCTCCCAGCGCGCCGCGACGAAGGATCACCCGTTCGGCTACGGCCGCGACCGGTACTTCTACTCGTTCATCGTCGCGCTGATGCTGTTCACGCTCGGTTCGGCGTTCGCGCTCTACGAGGGCATCCACAAGGCGATGCACCCGGAGAAGCTGACCTCGGCGATCGTGGCGGTCATCATCCTGGTCCTGGCGATCGGCCTGGAGACCTACTCCTTCCACACCGCGATCGTCGAGTCCAGGAAGGTCAAGGGCGACGCCTCCTGGTGGGGCTTCATCCGCCAGTCGCGCACCCCGGAGCTGCCGGTCGTGCTGCTGGAGGACGCGGGCGCGCTGTTCGGCCTGGTCCTCGCGCTCATGGGCGTCGGCATGACGGTGATCACCGGCGACCCGATCTGGGACGCCATCGGCACCATCTCGATCGGTGTGCTCCTCGGGGTCATCGCGATCATCCTGATCATCGAGATGAAGTCGCTGCTGATCGGCGAGGGCGCCACCGCGCCGGAGCTGTCCACGATCGAGGCCGAACTGGTCGGCGGCAAGATCGACCGCGTGATCCACATCCGCACCCAGTACGTCGGGCCGGATGAACTGCTGATCGCGGCGAAGGTCGGCCTGGCGCCCGGGCTGCCGCTGGAAGAGGTCGCCCAGGCCATCGACCAGGCCGAGTCCCGCATCCGCGCGTCGATCCCGGCCGCGCGGCTGATCTACCTGGAGCCCGACCTCTACCGCGCGCCGGTCGTCTGA
- the manA gene encoding mannose-6-phosphate isomerase, class I, which produces MDLLRNAVRPYAWGSRTTIAELLGHPVPAPHPEAELWMGAHPGDPSHLAASDKSLLAHIEADPEAELGADNAARWGNRLPFLLKILAVEEPLSLQAHPSAEQAAEGYEREEAAGVGRDAANRNYPDPTAKPELVCALTEFHALAGFRDPDRTVALLDAVRTPSLSPYIDLLGDQPDSDGLRALFTTWITLPQTALEALLPDLFDACVAHVKGRGEFAAECRTVLELGERYPGDAGVLAALLLNRLVLNPGEAIYLPAGNLHAYLHGTGVEILANSDNILRGGLTPKHVDVPELLRVLDFRCGDMPVTSGEPDGRRHVYPTPAPEFELSRLEWAAGDAEAAPLPSARPQILVCTHGKVTVEGESDTVELDRGRSMWIPATDAALSVRPSGSDGAQVFLATVGAESPLHDTL; this is translated from the coding sequence GTGGACCTGTTGCGCAACGCTGTGCGCCCGTACGCGTGGGGGTCGCGCACGACCATTGCCGAGCTGCTCGGTCACCCGGTTCCCGCGCCGCACCCGGAAGCCGAGCTGTGGATGGGCGCCCACCCCGGCGACCCGTCGCACCTGGCCGCGTCCGACAAGTCCCTGCTCGCGCACATCGAGGCCGATCCCGAGGCCGAGCTGGGCGCGGACAACGCTGCCCGCTGGGGCAACCGGCTGCCGTTCCTGCTCAAGATCCTCGCCGTCGAGGAGCCGCTGAGCCTGCAGGCGCACCCGTCGGCCGAACAGGCAGCCGAGGGCTACGAGCGGGAGGAAGCCGCCGGGGTCGGGCGCGACGCGGCCAACCGCAACTACCCGGACCCCACGGCCAAGCCCGAACTGGTGTGCGCGCTGACCGAGTTCCACGCGCTCGCCGGTTTCCGCGACCCGGACCGCACGGTCGCGCTGCTCGACGCGGTCCGCACGCCGTCGCTGTCGCCCTACATCGACCTTCTCGGCGACCAGCCCGACTCCGACGGCTTGCGCGCGCTGTTCACCACGTGGATCACGTTGCCGCAGACCGCGCTGGAAGCCCTGCTGCCCGACCTGTTCGACGCGTGCGTCGCGCACGTGAAGGGCCGCGGCGAGTTCGCCGCCGAGTGCCGCACGGTCCTCGAACTCGGCGAGCGCTACCCCGGCGACGCGGGGGTGCTCGCCGCCCTGCTGCTCAACCGGCTCGTGCTCAACCCGGGTGAGGCGATCTACCTGCCCGCGGGCAACCTGCACGCCTACCTGCACGGCACCGGCGTGGAGATCCTGGCCAACTCCGACAACATCCTGCGCGGCGGGCTCACCCCCAAGCACGTGGACGTGCCGGAACTGCTGCGCGTGCTCGACTTCCGCTGCGGCGACATGCCGGTCACCTCAGGCGAGCCAGACGGGCGCCGCCACGTGTACCCGACTCCCGCGCCGGAGTTCGAGCTGTCCCGGTTGGAGTGGGCGGCCGGGGACGCCGAGGCCGCGCCGCTGCCGTCGGCCCGACCGCAGATCCTGGTGTGCACGCACGGCAAGGTCACGGTCGAGGGCGAGTCGGACACGGTCGAACTCGACCGCGGCCGATCGATGTGGATCCCCGCGACCGACGCGGCGCTGTCGGTGCGTCCGTCCGGTTCGGACGGCGCGCAGGTGTTCCTCGCCACCGTGGGTGCCGAGTCGCCGCTGCACGACACGCTCTAG
- a CDS encoding Trm112 family protein, whose translation MAVDLDPQLLDILACPSDDHARLVVGTPDNPDADALTCTECGRQFRVDDGVPVLLLDEATEPGEPDSR comes from the coding sequence ATGGCAGTCGACCTGGACCCACAGTTGCTGGACATCCTCGCGTGCCCGTCGGACGACCACGCGCGCTTGGTCGTCGGCACGCCGGACAACCCCGACGCCGACGCGCTCACCTGCACCGAGTGCGGGCGGCAGTTCCGCGTGGACGACGGCGTGCCCGTCCTCCTGCTCGACGAGGCGACCGAGCCGGGCGAGCCGGACTCGCGGTGA
- a CDS encoding phosphomannomutase/phosphoglucomutase: MRDLSGVFKAYDIRGVVGEQIDADLVRAIGAGFARLVGGPTIVVGYDMRDSSPGLADAFAEGANGEGVDVVNIGLASTDMLYFASGSLNLPGAMFTASHNPAKYNGIKLCRAGAAPVGQDSGLTDIQRDVENETPGSGKTGSVERRDLLAEYAAYLNKLVDLSGSRPLKIVVDAGNGMGGYTVPSVFADLPFEIIPMYFELDGSFPNHEANPLDPKNIVDLQAKVREVGADAGLAFDGDADRCFVVDERGEPVSPSAVTALVAVRELVKDPGGTIIHNLITSHAVPEIVTEHGGKPVRTRVGHSFIKEEMARTGAIFGGEHSAHYYFRDFWKADTGMLAALHVLAALGEQDGPLSALTSEYNRYAASGEINSTVGDQADRLAAIKAEFGGRDGVELDELDGLTVQLPDGAWFNLRASNTEPLLRLNIEAADDAAVAALRDEVLAIVRA; this comes from the coding sequence GTGCGCGACCTGTCCGGCGTCTTCAAGGCGTACGACATCCGTGGTGTCGTCGGCGAGCAGATCGACGCCGACCTCGTCCGTGCCATCGGCGCGGGGTTCGCGCGGCTCGTGGGTGGGCCGACCATCGTCGTCGGGTACGACATGCGCGACTCGTCGCCCGGCCTGGCCGACGCGTTCGCCGAAGGCGCGAACGGCGAGGGTGTCGACGTCGTCAACATCGGTCTGGCCAGCACCGACATGCTGTACTTCGCCTCCGGCAGCCTGAACCTGCCCGGCGCGATGTTCACCGCGAGCCACAACCCGGCCAAGTACAACGGGATCAAGCTCTGCCGCGCGGGCGCCGCCCCGGTCGGGCAGGATTCCGGCCTCACCGACATCCAGCGCGACGTCGAGAACGAGACCCCCGGCTCCGGCAAGACCGGGTCGGTCGAGCGTCGCGACCTGCTGGCCGAGTACGCCGCGTACCTGAACAAGCTGGTCGACCTGTCCGGCAGCCGCCCGCTCAAGATCGTGGTGGACGCGGGCAACGGCATGGGCGGCTACACCGTCCCCAGCGTGTTCGCGGACCTGCCGTTCGAGATCATCCCGATGTACTTCGAGCTCGACGGCAGCTTCCCCAACCACGAGGCCAACCCGCTCGACCCGAAGAACATCGTCGACCTGCAGGCCAAGGTCCGCGAGGTCGGCGCCGACGCGGGCCTGGCCTTCGACGGTGACGCCGACCGCTGCTTCGTGGTGGACGAGCGCGGCGAGCCGGTGTCCCCGAGCGCGGTCACCGCGCTGGTCGCCGTCCGCGAACTGGTCAAGGACCCCGGCGGCACGATCATCCACAACCTGATCACCTCGCACGCGGTCCCCGAGATCGTCACCGAGCACGGCGGCAAGCCGGTCCGCACCCGCGTCGGCCACTCCTTCATCAAGGAAGAGATGGCGCGCACCGGCGCGATCTTCGGCGGCGAGCACTCCGCGCACTACTACTTCCGCGACTTCTGGAAGGCCGACACCGGCATGCTGGCCGCGCTGCACGTGCTGGCCGCGCTCGGCGAGCAGGACGGCCCGCTCTCGGCGCTGACCAGCGAGTACAACCGCTACGCCGCCTCCGGCGAGATCAACTCCACGGTCGGCGACCAGGCCGACCGGCTGGCCGCGATCAAGGCCGAGTTCGGCGGCCGCGACGGCGTGGAACTCGACGAACTCGACGGGCTGACCGTCCAGCTGCCAGACGGCGCGTGGTTCAACCTGCGGGCGTCGAACACCGAGCCGCTGCTGCGCCTGAACATCGAGGCCGCCGACGACGCCGCGGTCGCCGCGCTGCGCGACGAGGTCCTCGCCATCGTTCGGGCCTGA
- a CDS encoding DUF3499 domain-containing protein, with product MRSVRRCSRTGCLNPAVATLTYAYADSTAVVGPLATYSEPHSYDLCEEHALRLTVPRGWEVVRHDGEFALPEPSVDDLTALAEAVREAGRVDRPIEQPEPTLGSRRGHLRVLPDPVND from the coding sequence GTGCGGAGCGTGCGTCGGTGTTCGCGAACCGGGTGTCTCAACCCGGCCGTCGCCACGCTGACCTACGCCTACGCCGATTCGACCGCGGTCGTCGGCCCGCTCGCCACCTACTCCGAACCGCACAGCTACGACCTGTGCGAGGAGCACGCCCTGCGGCTTACGGTGCCGCGCGGGTGGGAGGTGGTGCGCCATGACGGCGAGTTCGCCCTCCCGGAACCCTCGGTCGACGACCTGACCGCGCTGGCCGAGGCCGTGCGCGAAGCGGGCCGGGTCGACCGGCCGATCGAGCAGCCCGAGCCGACGCTGGGTTCGCGCCGCGGGCACCTGAGGGTCCTGCCCGACCCGGTCAACGACTGA
- a CDS encoding metallopeptidase family protein, whose product MVTARSSRRRGRRNRDRHGRGLRGPLFPSTLPAASTRAEKFDALVLDALEPIEARWRTELTKLDVAVDDVPEVPDGAPPDGVLADSGVPLARLVQAGVDRRGQPTRARIVLYRRPLEARAKDGADLAGLIHDVLVEQVATYLGLDPGVVEGEA is encoded by the coding sequence GTGGTGACGGCTCGCAGCTCCCGGCGACGCGGACGACGCAACCGCGACCGACACGGCCGCGGCCTGCGCGGACCGCTCTTTCCCTCGACCCTCCCCGCGGCCAGCACCCGCGCGGAGAAGTTCGACGCACTCGTGCTGGACGCGCTCGAACCCATCGAGGCCCGCTGGCGAACCGAGCTGACCAAGCTCGACGTCGCGGTCGACGATGTTCCGGAGGTTCCGGACGGCGCTCCCCCGGACGGTGTGCTCGCCGACAGTGGTGTGCCGCTGGCTCGGTTGGTGCAGGCCGGAGTGGACCGACGCGGCCAGCCGACCCGCGCCCGGATCGTCCTGTACCGCAGGCCACTGGAGGCGCGGGCGAAGGACGGGGCCGACCTGGCTGGCTTGATCCATGACGTGCTCGTGGAACAGGTCGCCACCTACCTGGGCCTGGACCCCGGCGTAGTCGAGGGCGAAGCCTGA